From a region of the Pseudoxanthomonas sp. X-1 genome:
- a CDS encoding FMN-dependent NADH-azoreductase, translating to MKILHIDSSIQGDSSISRRLSAAIVSRLLAVAPDSRVTYRDLAMEPLPQFSPEVVAAMQDNDGHGKSAEVMARLREALDELLAADTIVVGAPMYNFSIPTQLKSWLDAIAVPGKTFSYGAEGVTGLLGDKRVIVASARGGLYEQGSPAAAAEHHETYLRAFFGFLGVTRFEVVRAEGVRLDPQIAAQAVSDALAQASQLLPA from the coding sequence ATGAAAATTCTGCACATCGATTCCAGCATTCAAGGCGACAGTTCCATCAGCCGCCGCCTGTCGGCCGCCATCGTCAGCCGGCTCCTGGCCGTAGCGCCGGACAGCAGGGTGACGTACCGGGATCTGGCGATGGAGCCGCTCCCGCAGTTCTCGCCCGAAGTCGTGGCCGCCATGCAGGACAACGATGGACACGGGAAAAGCGCCGAAGTCATGGCGCGCCTGCGCGAAGCATTGGATGAGCTGCTCGCGGCCGACACGATCGTCGTCGGCGCGCCGATGTACAACTTCAGCATCCCCACCCAGCTCAAGTCCTGGCTGGACGCGATCGCCGTGCCCGGGAAGACCTTCAGCTATGGCGCCGAAGGCGTGACGGGGCTGCTCGGGGACAAGCGCGTCATCGTCGCCTCGGCCCGCGGCGGCCTCTACGAACAGGGCTCGCCTGCCGCTGCCGCCGAACATCATGAGACCTACCTGCGCGCCTTCTTCGGCTTTCTCGGCGTCACGCGGTTCGAGGTCGTTCGCGCCGAAGGCGTTCGCCTGGATCCGCAGATCGCCGCGCAGGCTGTGAGCGACGCGCTGGCCCAGGCCTCGCAGCTGCTGCCGGCATGA
- a CDS encoding DoxX family protein: MQLPTPPDTAHPAAAGPPLIFPHLSGLYARAEPAAYALLRGVFGVVLMTHGLPKLLRTSHGSMADPMAGSIQLIENVLRLPAAPALALFVALLEGVGGALLAIGLGTHAIAAMVTVQMLAICVALGPTWPWIDRGIEFPFLMMFLAIFMAFKGSGPWSLDRALGREL, from the coding sequence ATGCAGCTTCCTACTCCGCCCGATACCGCCCACCCTGCCGCCGCGGGGCCGCCGCTGATCTTTCCTCATCTGAGCGGCCTGTACGCGCGTGCCGAGCCCGCCGCCTATGCGCTGTTGCGTGGCGTGTTCGGCGTGGTGCTGATGACCCATGGCCTGCCCAAGCTGCTGCGGACTTCGCATGGCTCGATGGCCGACCCGATGGCAGGCTCGATCCAGCTGATCGAGAACGTCCTGCGTCTGCCGGCGGCACCCGCGCTGGCCTTGTTCGTCGCCCTGCTCGAAGGCGTGGGTGGCGCGCTGCTTGCCATCGGCCTCGGCACGCACGCCATCGCGGCCATGGTGACTGTGCAGATGCTCGCGATCTGCGTGGCACTGGGCCCGACGTGGCCCTGGATCGATCGCGGTATCGAGTTTCCATTCCTGATGATGTTCCTCGCGATCTTCATGGCCTTCAAGGGGAGCGGCCCCTGGTCGCTGGACCGTGCTCTCGGCCGCGAGCTTTGA
- a CDS encoding response regulator transcription factor: MEELLLIEDDHMLGRALTAALGQEGWRVAHCEDAASARAALVDHAFAAVLLDLGLPGGSGLEVLTMMRSRYDPTPVLIITARDQLSDRVRGLDAGADDYIVKPFQRDEMLARLRAVLRRSRGEVTPLLRWRDVEVDPAARTVTRGGKRVSLSASEYNILVALLQARGRVLSRDQLRDRLYGGDAEIGSNTVAVYVHQLRRKLGDEVVLTELGFGYRAGSED, encoded by the coding sequence ATGGAAGAACTGCTCCTCATCGAAGACGACCACATGCTCGGGCGTGCGCTGACGGCCGCGCTCGGCCAGGAGGGTTGGCGCGTTGCCCACTGTGAGGACGCGGCTTCGGCACGGGCCGCCCTGGTCGACCATGCTTTCGCCGCGGTGCTGCTCGACCTGGGGCTGCCCGGGGGCTCGGGACTGGAAGTGCTGACGATGATGCGCAGCCGCTATGACCCGACGCCCGTGCTGATCATCACCGCCCGCGACCAGCTCAGCGACCGCGTTCGTGGGCTGGACGCCGGCGCCGACGACTACATCGTCAAGCCGTTCCAGCGCGATGAGATGCTCGCCCGGCTGCGCGCGGTGCTGCGGCGCAGTCGCGGCGAGGTGACGCCGCTGCTGCGCTGGCGCGATGTCGAGGTCGATCCGGCGGCCAGGACGGTGACCCGTGGCGGCAAGCGGGTGAGCCTGAGTGCGAGCGAGTACAACATCCTGGTGGCCCTGCTGCAGGCGCGCGGCCGGGTGCTCAGCCGTGACCAGCTGCGAGACCGGCTCTACGGCGGCGACGCGGAGATCGGCAGCAATACGGTCGCGGTGTACGTGCACCAGCTGCGGCGCAAGCTCGGCGACGAGGTGGTCCTGACGGAACTCGGCTTCGGCTACCGCGCCGGGAGCGAGGACTGA
- a CDS encoding SDR family oxidoreductase, whose product MSAIHHRSPQSALPGPPLRVAIVAGGSRGIGRAIVRRLAADGFAVVINYTGNASAAESVAQEVRAGGGDAVVVQADVCRPEDVARLFAAAQDAFGQTDVVVNSAGIMPMAPIEESSLADFDRVIAVNLRGSFLMLAQAAHHLREGGRIIALSTSVIAKSFPGYGPYIASKAGVEGLVPVLANELRGRGITVNAIAPGPVGTELFFAGKTAEQIAHISQLAPLGRLGTPEDIAAAVAFLAGPEGGWVNAQVLRVNGGYA is encoded by the coding sequence ATGAGCGCGATCCATCACCGCAGTCCCCAGTCCGCCCTCCCCGGCCCTCCGCTACGGGTCGCCATCGTCGCCGGTGGTTCGCGTGGCATCGGCCGCGCGATCGTGCGTCGCCTGGCGGCCGATGGTTTCGCCGTGGTCATCAACTACACCGGCAACGCGTCCGCGGCGGAATCGGTCGCGCAGGAGGTGCGCGCGGGCGGCGGCGACGCGGTCGTCGTCCAGGCGGATGTCTGCCGCCCGGAAGATGTGGCGCGCCTGTTCGCGGCCGCGCAGGACGCCTTCGGCCAGACCGATGTGGTCGTCAACAGCGCCGGCATCATGCCCATGGCGCCCATCGAAGAATCCAGCCTTGCCGACTTCGACCGCGTCATCGCCGTCAACCTGCGCGGCAGCTTCCTGATGCTGGCGCAGGCCGCGCACCACTTGCGCGAAGGCGGTCGGATCATCGCCCTGTCCACCAGCGTGATCGCCAAATCCTTTCCCGGCTACGGGCCCTACATCGCCTCCAAGGCCGGGGTCGAGGGCCTGGTGCCTGTGCTGGCCAACGAACTGCGCGGCCGGGGCATCACCGTCAACGCGATCGCCCCGGGGCCGGTGGGCACCGAGCTGTTCTTCGCCGGCAAGACGGCCGAGCAGATCGCGCACATCAGCCAGCTCGCCCCGCTCGGGCGCCTCGGCACGCCGGAGGACATCGCGGCCGCGGTCGCCTTCCTGGCCGGACCGGAGGGAGGCTGGGTCAATGCCCAGGTCCTGCGCGTCAACGGCGGCTACGCCTGA
- a CDS encoding ATP-binding protein — protein MLLAAWGGWFLMQFLEMTSRQDGEVDGMLRNVAEQILYSLPTDIATAGQQRQFVLGGEARQGSGKFAALGFQVWERGTGRRLMSSRPAPAHAMRPDFADGFAEVNIAGAPWRVFSLSDAGARVQVQVGLPRAALRAELRRWFGVSLGTALLLLLFIAIAVWLVIRWSLRPVVRVSESLARRAPLDLAPLPERGLPDEFTPLVRSFNQLMARLAQALRHERQFLDEAAHELRTPLAALLAQAQVLQHAGDREEAREALDHLVAGIERTSRLAQQLLDAARVEGGGGASRATDVDLALVVGMVADEFELFALRTGQSIEIEGGHAPVHGDIDDLGILVRNLLDNALRHGGPGTRVRLHTGVDGEGPARTAVLRVADDGPGIAEGERERVFERFYRAGTGHRAQGIGMGLSLVERVVASHGGRLHCGVGLDGRGFGVEIRIPAVPGADSRAGQGR, from the coding sequence GTGCTGCTGGCGGCGTGGGGCGGTTGGTTTCTGATGCAGTTCCTGGAGATGACATCGCGGCAGGACGGCGAGGTCGATGGCATGCTGCGCAACGTCGCCGAACAGATCCTGTATTCGCTGCCGACGGACATCGCGACCGCGGGCCAGCAGCGGCAGTTCGTGCTCGGTGGCGAAGCCAGGCAGGGCAGCGGCAAGTTCGCCGCGCTTGGTTTCCAGGTCTGGGAGCGCGGCACCGGCCGGCGCCTCATGTCCTCGCGGCCGGCGCCGGCGCACGCGATGAGGCCGGACTTCGCGGACGGTTTCGCGGAGGTGAACATCGCCGGCGCGCCCTGGCGCGTGTTCTCGCTCAGCGACGCCGGCGCGCGGGTCCAGGTGCAGGTCGGTCTGCCGCGGGCCGCGCTGCGGGCGGAGCTGCGGCGATGGTTCGGCGTCAGCCTCGGTACCGCGCTGCTGCTGCTGTTGTTCATCGCCATCGCGGTCTGGCTGGTGATCCGCTGGTCGCTGCGGCCCGTGGTGCGGGTGAGCGAATCGCTCGCCAGGCGTGCGCCGCTGGATCTGGCGCCGCTGCCCGAACGCGGACTTCCGGACGAGTTCACGCCGCTGGTGCGCTCGTTCAACCAGTTGATGGCGCGGCTGGCGCAGGCGCTGCGGCACGAGCGTCAGTTCCTCGACGAGGCCGCGCACGAACTGCGCACGCCGCTTGCGGCGTTGCTGGCCCAGGCGCAGGTGCTGCAGCACGCCGGCGATCGCGAGGAGGCGCGCGAGGCGCTCGACCACCTGGTCGCCGGGATCGAGCGCACCTCGCGGTTGGCCCAGCAGTTGCTCGACGCCGCGCGGGTGGAGGGCGGCGGTGGCGCTTCGCGCGCGACCGATGTGGATCTGGCGCTGGTGGTGGGAATGGTCGCCGACGAATTCGAACTGTTCGCGCTGCGCACCGGCCAGTCGATCGAGATCGAAGGCGGGCACGCGCCGGTGCATGGCGACATCGACGATCTGGGAATCCTGGTCAGGAACCTGCTCGACAACGCGCTGCGACACGGCGGGCCCGGCACCCGCGTGCGGCTGCACACCGGGGTCGACGGCGAGGGGCCCGCGCGGACGGCCGTCCTGCGCGTCGCCGACGACGGTCCGGGCATCGCCGAAGGCGAGCGCGAGCGGGTCTTCGAGCGGTTCTATCGTGCCGGCACCGGGCATCGTGCGCAGGGCATCGGCATGGGGCTGTCCCTGGTCGAGCGCGTGGTCGCCTCGCATGGCGGGCGGCTGCATTGCGGCGTTGGACTCGACGGCCGCGGTTTTGGCGTCGAGATCCGGATCCCCGCCGTTCCGGGGGCCGATTCCCGCGCCGGCCAAGGCCGCTAG
- a CDS encoding LysR family transcriptional regulator, which yields MDRFDSFRLLTRIVELGSFTRAAGALGIPRATATHAMKELEARLGTRLLERTTRQVRPTLDGQAFYERCVQLLADLDDAESSLRTNVADPRGILRLDLHGTHATRIVLPRIDEFRRLYPRMDLVISSGDRLVDLVREGIDCVVRAGTPKDSSLVARRLAVMPEVICASPDYLRNFGTPRDPDALSSHQAVGFFASSHDRNYPFELIVDGQVRAFELGGWIAVNDAESYVTCALQGCGLIQLPRFHVEDELRDGRLVQVLGDWSSTGLPVSAMYPLHRQLSPRVRVFIDWVARLYEDRFGAPPPG from the coding sequence ATGGATCGTTTCGACTCTTTCCGGCTGCTCACCCGAATCGTCGAACTGGGCAGCTTCACCCGGGCCGCCGGTGCGCTCGGGATCCCGCGCGCCACCGCCACCCATGCGATGAAGGAACTGGAGGCGAGGCTGGGCACGCGCCTGCTCGAGCGCACGACCCGTCAGGTGCGCCCGACCCTGGATGGCCAAGCGTTCTATGAGCGCTGCGTGCAACTGCTGGCAGACCTGGACGACGCCGAGTCCTCACTGCGCACGAATGTCGCGGACCCGCGTGGCATCCTGCGTCTGGACCTGCATGGCACCCACGCGACGCGGATCGTGCTGCCGCGCATCGATGAGTTCCGCCGCCTCTATCCGAGGATGGATCTGGTCATCAGCAGCGGCGATCGCCTGGTGGATCTTGTCCGTGAGGGAATCGACTGCGTCGTGCGTGCCGGCACGCCCAAGGACTCGTCACTGGTCGCGCGGCGCCTGGCCGTGATGCCGGAGGTCATCTGTGCAAGCCCGGACTACCTGCGGAACTTCGGCACGCCTCGAGATCCCGATGCGTTGTCCTCGCATCAGGCCGTGGGCTTCTTCGCCAGCAGCCATGACCGCAACTACCCGTTCGAACTCATCGTCGATGGGCAGGTCAGGGCGTTCGAGCTGGGCGGGTGGATCGCGGTCAACGACGCGGAAAGCTACGTGACATGCGCGCTGCAGGGCTGCGGCCTGATTCAGCTGCCGCGCTTCCACGTCGAGGACGAGCTGCGCGATGGTCGTCTCGTGCAGGTGCTGGGAGATTGGTCGAGCACAGGGCTGCCGGTGTCCGCGATGTACCCGTTGCATCGCCAGTTGTCACCCCGCGTGAGAGTCTTCATCGACTGGGTGGCGCGGTTGTACGAGGATCGTTTCGGCGCTCCGCCGCCCGGATGA
- a CDS encoding DUF1097 domain-containing protein, with protein sequence MAHDAGVAREFKITLGESVIATCAATISALVLEVPVWAMFVGWISYFTRGVNLRQGLVNLVCVFIGLGLGIAAGAATHALTPHLGPVALTAVVFAMSLVVLSLRHLPVFNNLLGFFLGLVAFFASHQPPSWVAFADLAMAAAVGTTAAWIAVLLQRRALRADARA encoded by the coding sequence ATGGCGCATGATGCCGGCGTCGCCAGGGAGTTCAAGATCACACTGGGCGAATCGGTCATCGCCACGTGCGCGGCCACGATCAGTGCGCTGGTGCTGGAGGTCCCGGTGTGGGCGATGTTCGTCGGATGGATCTCCTACTTCACGCGCGGGGTCAATCTCCGCCAAGGGCTGGTCAATCTGGTCTGCGTGTTCATCGGACTCGGCCTGGGAATCGCGGCGGGCGCGGCGACCCACGCCCTCACGCCTCATCTCGGTCCGGTGGCCCTCACGGCCGTCGTGTTCGCCATGTCGCTCGTGGTGCTGTCGCTACGGCATCTGCCGGTGTTCAACAACCTGCTCGGCTTCTTTCTCGGACTGGTCGCCTTCTTCGCTTCGCACCAGCCGCCCTCGTGGGTCGCATTCGCGGACCTGGCCATGGCCGCGGCGGTCGGCACGACGGCCGCCTGGATCGCCGTCCTGCTTCAACGGCGAGCACTGCGCGCAGACGCCCGGGCCTGA
- a CDS encoding SDR family NAD(P)-dependent oxidoreductase: MKAHPKHVILVTGASSGFGALSARALARAGHIVYASMRETAGRNAAQVQAARDDADKQRIDLRTIELDVQSQASADRAIARIVGETGRLDVVMHNAGHMAFGPAEAFTPEQYAQLYDINVLGAQRVNRAAVPHLRQQGRGLVLWIGSSSHRGGTPPYLAPYFAAKAAMDALAVSYAAELTRWGIESSIVVPGAFTKGTQHFAHPAVPADTDRLAEYDAGPTQGLAQEILSGLAACEPPDADVAAVAQAVVDVVDSPFGKRPFRIHVDPSSDGCEVVNVVADRIRAEFLRRIRLGDLLTPRDAAPAEGVSHGA; the protein is encoded by the coding sequence ATGAAGGCTCATCCGAAGCACGTCATCCTCGTCACCGGCGCCTCCAGCGGCTTCGGCGCCCTGTCGGCGCGAGCGCTCGCACGGGCGGGCCATATCGTCTATGCGAGCATGCGCGAGACCGCGGGCCGCAACGCTGCGCAGGTGCAGGCCGCACGCGACGATGCGGACAAGCAGCGCATCGATCTGCGCACGATCGAACTGGATGTCCAGTCGCAGGCCTCCGCCGATCGGGCGATCGCACGCATCGTTGGCGAGACTGGCCGACTCGACGTGGTGATGCATAACGCGGGGCACATGGCGTTCGGCCCGGCCGAGGCCTTCACGCCCGAGCAGTATGCCCAGCTCTACGACATCAACGTTCTCGGCGCGCAGCGCGTCAACCGCGCGGCAGTGCCGCACCTACGCCAACAGGGACGTGGCCTGGTGTTGTGGATCGGCAGCAGCAGCCATCGCGGTGGCACCCCACCCTATCTCGCGCCGTACTTCGCGGCGAAGGCCGCGATGGACGCGCTCGCGGTCAGCTACGCCGCAGAACTCACGCGGTGGGGGATCGAATCCTCGATCGTGGTACCCGGCGCGTTCACCAAGGGCACCCAGCACTTCGCCCACCCTGCCGTGCCGGCCGATACCGACCGTCTCGCCGAATACGATGCGGGCCCAACTCAGGGCCTCGCCCAGGAAATCCTCAGCGGGCTCGCCGCTTGCGAGCCACCGGACGCGGACGTGGCGGCCGTGGCACAGGCCGTGGTCGACGTCGTCGATTCGCCGTTCGGGAAACGGCCCTTCCGCATCCACGTCGATCCCTCCAGCGACGGTTGCGAGGTGGTGAACGTGGTGGCCGACCGGATCCGCGCCGAGTTCCTGCGCCGCATCCGGCTCGGCGATCTGCTGACACCGCGGGACGCTGCCCCAGCCGAGGGGGTGTCCCATGGCGCATGA
- a CDS encoding MFS transporter: MTPAARPTPSRPRPLQALFNLRREEVGPVLIASLFFFCVLTALMLLRPARDAMGMEHGIEGIRWLFVGTAVATLAANPLFGWLVSRLRRLQFIAATYGFFVLSLLGFGALLSFAPGAIGQRSGQVFYVWFSVFNLFVTMVFWALLTDRFTPDQGKRFFALISVGGTLGAIFGPWLTSRLAEPLGTPSLLLVAGGFLLLALVMAWLLVRVVPDNAADKGPGDGTGPAEAAGSIGGSAWAGLRAVFRSRYLTLIAGYIVLMTALATCIYFTRLQMVAGAADGLDARAALMGSIDMWTQVAVLALQFTLTGKIIQRFGLGVALAILPVATALGFVGLALYGSFLALILLEAANRAVQRGITGPAREALFTVVGREDKYKAKAFVDTFMYRVGDVVGAQAEGVLGRLGLTMGGLVGAVVPLALAWAALGIWLGRAQLRHSAPAAPGSAHQAPQPLLPVQTPAPTTR; the protein is encoded by the coding sequence ATGACTCCCGCCGCGAGACCGACGCCGTCCCGTCCGCGCCCGTTACAGGCGCTCTTCAATCTCCGCCGCGAAGAGGTCGGGCCGGTCCTCATCGCATCCCTGTTCTTCTTCTGCGTGCTGACGGCGCTGATGCTGCTGCGTCCGGCTCGTGACGCGATGGGCATGGAGCATGGCATCGAGGGCATCCGCTGGCTGTTCGTCGGCACCGCGGTGGCGACGCTGGCGGCGAACCCGCTGTTCGGCTGGCTGGTCAGCCGGCTGCGGCGGCTTCAGTTCATCGCTGCCACCTACGGATTCTTCGTGTTGAGTCTGCTGGGCTTCGGGGCGCTGCTGTCCTTCGCGCCCGGGGCGATCGGGCAGCGCAGCGGGCAGGTGTTCTACGTCTGGTTCAGCGTGTTCAACCTGTTCGTGACCATGGTGTTCTGGGCGCTGCTGACCGACCGCTTCACCCCCGATCAGGGCAAGCGCTTCTTCGCCCTGATCTCGGTCGGCGGCACCCTCGGTGCGATCTTCGGACCCTGGCTGACCTCGCGGCTGGCCGAACCGCTCGGGACGCCGAGCCTGCTGCTGGTCGCGGGCGGGTTCCTGCTGCTGGCCCTCGTGATGGCCTGGCTGCTGGTGCGGGTGGTGCCCGACAACGCTGCCGACAAGGGGCCGGGCGACGGGACCGGGCCAGCGGAGGCGGCGGGCTCCATCGGCGGCAGCGCCTGGGCGGGCCTGCGCGCGGTCTTCCGGTCGCGCTATCTGACTCTCATCGCCGGCTACATCGTGCTGATGACCGCGCTGGCGACCTGCATCTACTTCACCCGCCTGCAGATGGTCGCGGGCGCGGCGGATGGGCTGGATGCGCGTGCGGCCCTCATGGGCAGCATCGACATGTGGACGCAGGTCGCCGTGCTGGCGCTGCAGTTCACTTTGACCGGGAAGATCATCCAGCGCTTCGGCCTGGGCGTGGCCCTGGCGATCCTGCCCGTGGCCACCGCGCTGGGCTTCGTCGGGCTGGCGCTCTATGGCTCGTTCCTGGCGCTGATCCTGCTGGAGGCCGCCAACCGCGCCGTGCAGCGCGGCATCACCGGCCCGGCGCGCGAAGCCTTGTTCACCGTGGTCGGCCGCGAGGACAAATACAAGGCCAAGGCCTTCGTCGACACCTTCATGTACCGCGTCGGCGACGTGGTCGGCGCACAGGCCGAAGGCGTGCTCGGGCGGCTGGGCCTGACCATGGGCGGACTGGTCGGCGCGGTGGTCCCGCTGGCGCTGGCGTGGGCCGCGCTGGGCATCTGGCTGGGCCGTGCGCAACTGCGACACAGCGCGCCGGCGGCTCCCGGCAGCGCGCACCAGGCTCCGCAGCCGCTCCTTCCGGTGCAGACCCCTGCTCCTACCACGCGCTAA
- a CDS encoding helix-turn-helix domain-containing protein produces the protein MPDHTVDSCPSEEHAAALHAQIREAIAVFGGKWKLEILWVLSHGTHRFNELRRAVPGVTQHMLTMQLRELEKDGLVRRTLYPEVPPRVEYEITEEARRLGPVFDALFDWTRGRA, from the coding sequence ATGCCTGACCATACTGTTGATTCGTGTCCCAGCGAGGAACACGCTGCCGCGCTCCATGCCCAGATTCGTGAAGCGATTGCGGTGTTCGGCGGCAAATGGAAGCTTGAGATCTTGTGGGTGCTCAGCCACGGGACGCATCGCTTCAACGAGCTGCGTCGCGCCGTGCCGGGGGTGACCCAGCACATGCTCACCATGCAGCTTCGGGAACTCGAGAAGGATGGCCTGGTGCGCAGGACGCTCTATCCCGAAGTCCCGCCCAGGGTGGAATACGAAATCACCGAGGAAGCGCGGCGGCTCGGGCCGGTGTTCGATGCGCTCTTCGACTGGACACGGGGCCGAGCCTAG
- a CDS encoding DUF4440 domain-containing protein produces MKIARRTAAVLFLLAAATAGAKENADGQVRSADARFWQAYNTCDMKAMGDLLTADVEFYHDKTGLTVSREAVVESLHKGPCGTPGMRLRREAVAGSLEFHPLAGGYAILSGRHRFYVEEAGKPERLDGQADFTSVWKRDDGQWRMHRVLSYDHGPVPYTPPRVTMALPSSTLATYAGRYRSPRIGDILVSVEGDHLKLTAGSFVATLYPETPTRFFAMERDLRFDFESGGDGDVRALAVYENGKVSERAARAGSN; encoded by the coding sequence ATGAAGATTGCCAGGCGCACAGCTGCCGTGTTGTTCCTGCTCGCCGCGGCGACAGCAGGCGCGAAGGAGAATGCGGATGGGCAGGTCCGCAGCGCGGATGCAAGGTTCTGGCAGGCGTACAACACCTGCGACATGAAGGCGATGGGCGATCTGCTGACCGCCGACGTCGAGTTCTATCACGACAAGACCGGACTGACGGTCTCCCGCGAAGCGGTCGTTGAATCATTGCATAAAGGCCCCTGCGGAACTCCCGGAATGCGGCTGCGGCGTGAAGCGGTGGCTGGAAGCCTGGAATTCCATCCGCTCGCCGGTGGCTATGCCATCCTCTCCGGCAGGCACCGCTTCTATGTCGAGGAGGCAGGCAAACCCGAGCGCCTCGATGGGCAAGCCGACTTCACCAGCGTATGGAAACGCGACGATGGCCAATGGCGCATGCACCGCGTGCTGAGCTATGACCATGGTCCCGTCCCCTACACGCCGCCCCGCGTCACGATGGCGCTTCCGTCTTCGACGCTCGCGACCTACGCCGGCCGCTATCGTTCGCCCCGTATCGGCGACATTCTCGTCTCCGTCGAGGGCGACCATCTCAAGCTCACCGCCGGCAGTTTTGTCGCCACGCTCTATCCGGAGACGCCAACGCGCTTCTTCGCCATGGAGCGCGACCTGCGCTTCGATTTCGAAAGCGGCGGGGATGGCGACGTGCGGGCGCTGGCCGTCTATGAGAACGGCAAGGTGAGCGAACGTGCCGCGCGCGCCGGATCGAACTAG
- a CDS encoding MipA/OmpV family protein, with protein sequence MNKTARNLVKLALLALPATALGQQPSSTSDTWSLGVGAAAIDSPYAGEGTRVRPFPLIGYEGERVFLRGVSGGVHLYESGQFTLDALLSVRLDGFDISDLGRTELLANGVDPALLSDRDDGIDAGFRAGISSTWGAIALEAVHDISDTSDGYQISLDYRYTWLLDRSRLTTNVGASWMSSALADYYFGILDEEVARGVAAYAPGSALVPRLGLTLTQPIGKSKWQLLGSIEYRFLPGELSDSPLLEPGSEGVGRVLLGLSRRF encoded by the coding sequence ATGAACAAGACAGCCCGCAATCTCGTCAAGCTCGCGCTTCTCGCGCTTCCCGCGACCGCGCTCGGCCAGCAGCCCTCCTCCACCTCCGACACATGGTCGCTCGGCGTCGGTGCCGCGGCCATCGACAGTCCCTATGCCGGCGAAGGGACGCGGGTGCGGCCCTTTCCGCTGATCGGCTATGAAGGAGAGCGCGTGTTCCTGCGCGGCGTCTCCGGCGGCGTGCACCTCTACGAGTCGGGCCAATTCACCCTCGATGCACTGCTGTCCGTCCGGCTCGACGGATTCGACATCAGCGATCTTGGACGGACCGAGCTTCTCGCCAATGGCGTGGACCCTGCCCTGCTGAGCGACCGCGACGACGGCATCGATGCCGGCTTCCGCGCGGGCATCAGCTCGACCTGGGGTGCGATCGCCCTCGAGGCGGTTCATGACATCTCCGATACCAGCGACGGCTATCAGATCTCCCTGGACTATCGATACACATGGCTGCTCGATCGCAGCAGACTCACGACCAACGTGGGCGCGAGCTGGATGTCGTCGGCCCTGGCCGACTATTACTTCGGAATACTCGACGAGGAAGTCGCGCGCGGCGTCGCCGCATATGCACCGGGATCGGCCCTGGTCCCGCGCCTTGGGCTGACACTGACGCAGCCGATCGGGAAGAGCAAGTGGCAGTTGCTGGGCTCGATCGAGTATCGCTTCCTGCCAGGCGAGCTCAGCGACAGCCCGCTCCTGGAGCCGGGAAGCGAGGGCGTCGGGCGCGTATTGCTTGGACTGAGCCGGCGCTTTTGA